Proteins encoded in a region of the Gammaproteobacteria bacterium genome:
- a CDS encoding CPBP family intramembrane glutamic endopeptidase translates to MIEKYRYPFRFYFFSAAIPWLFWLTAAFLSWQEKAGEYGTYIAVLGIAGLCCPLLVAAYYIQKDNATVSDVLGRVFNFGSTRAIYLLIAVFLMPVSILLAMAISVLFGYDANQFVITGHATFTSGVLPVWFILIFAPVLEELAWHSYGTDCLRQKFSLFATSMIFGVYWTLWHLPLGLIQGYYHSNLVLEGAIYSINFLLSLFPFVLLMNWLYYKTNRNILVAVVLHMGANVFNEIFATHPDSKVIQTGLLCVLTVYLLVKDREFFFDRAYDEAEVANL, encoded by the coding sequence GTGATTGAAAAGTACCGTTACCCGTTTCGCTTCTATTTCTTCAGTGCCGCCATACCCTGGCTTTTCTGGCTTACTGCCGCCTTCCTGAGCTGGCAGGAAAAAGCCGGTGAGTACGGAACCTATATCGCTGTACTCGGTATAGCCGGGCTCTGCTGCCCGCTGCTGGTAGCAGCGTATTACATACAGAAAGACAACGCGACAGTGTCTGACGTATTGGGGCGCGTTTTCAATTTTGGCTCAACACGTGCCATTTATCTGCTGATCGCTGTATTTCTGATGCCTGTCAGCATTCTGTTGGCAATGGCAATTTCGGTTTTGTTTGGGTATGACGCCAACCAGTTTGTGATTACTGGTCACGCCACGTTCACTTCCGGCGTACTGCCGGTCTGGTTCATATTGATCTTTGCACCAGTCCTCGAGGAACTGGCCTGGCATTCCTATGGCACCGATTGTCTAAGACAAAAATTCTCGTTATTTGCCACGTCGATGATCTTTGGCGTCTACTGGACACTCTGGCATCTGCCACTGGGGCTGATACAAGGCTACTACCACAGCAATCTGGTATTGGAAGGCGCAATCTACAGCATCAATTTTCTGTTGAGCCTGTTCCCGTTCGTACTGCTCATGAACTGGCTTTATTACAAAACCAACCGAAATATTCTGGTCGCGGTAGTACTGCATATGGGTGCGAACGTGTTCAACGAGATATTTGCTACCCACCCGGACAGCAAGGTCATTCAGACAGGGCTGCTGTGTGTGCTGACTGTTTACCTGCTGGTTAAAGACAGAGAGTTTTTCTTTGACAGGGCTTACGATGAAGCTGAGGTTGCCAATCTGTAG
- a CDS encoding TetR/AcrR family transcriptional regulator: MIKLGKRALHKAQTRLDILSAVYELSSETSFRSLKVKSIASRAAITEMTFFNYFQKKEDILRYMMGIWTLDLMDLQLNAPLTGEAAIRRVFSHTAAQVDRHPELFVNFISYLATSEIAPTANDIEPADRTLLYPDSPALYEATIPSGNEMLLQHLTEIDPAVDHMDTLIHLASCFYGDVIIAHTGKLDLNVLYSKSLDLIFNVMD, encoded by the coding sequence ATGATCAAGCTGGGTAAACGCGCTCTTCACAAAGCACAGACCCGACTGGACATACTCAGTGCCGTCTATGAGCTGAGCAGTGAAACTAGTTTCCGGTCTTTGAAAGTGAAATCCATCGCTTCGAGAGCGGCGATTACAGAGATGACTTTTTTCAACTACTTCCAGAAAAAGGAAGACATACTGCGTTACATGATGGGGATCTGGACGCTTGATCTGATGGATTTGCAGCTCAACGCACCCCTCACCGGGGAAGCGGCAATTCGTCGCGTCTTCAGTCACACGGCGGCTCAGGTCGACAGGCATCCTGAGCTGTTTGTCAATTTCATCTCTTACCTGGCCACCAGCGAGATAGCCCCTACCGCAAACGACATCGAGCCGGCAGACAGAACTTTACTGTATCCCGATTCTCCGGCGTTGTATGAAGCAACTATCCCCTCGGGTAACGAGATGCTGTTACAGCATCTGACTGAAATCGACCCTGCCGTCGACCACATGGATACCCTGATCCATCTGGCTTCTTGTTTCTACGGCGATGTGATCATCGCGCACACGGGAAAGCTGGACTTAAATGTTTTATATTCCAAAAGCTTGGATTTGATTTTCAATGTCATGGATTAA
- the ltaE gene encoding low-specificity L-threonine aldolase, giving the protein MIDLRSDTVTQPSAAMRERMAAAPVGDDVFGDDPTVNELEAKVASLAGKEAALLLPSGTQSNLVALLAHCQRGEEYLVGQDYHTYLYEAGGGAVFGSVQPQPISVEPDGSLDLQLVKSRIKPDDSHFARSKLLVLENTHNGKVLSLDYLGRAFQFTRDHGLSLHLDGARVFNAATSLGVTVAEIALYADSISICCSKGLGAPVGSLLCGPAPFIKAARRWRKMAGGGLRQAGILAAAIDYALDNNVERLPVDHANARRLTEGLEQIDEIRIRSSGTNMVFIELPSQVLGEELARHLAQKGVRILGGQKVRLVTHLDVGVEDIDRVVGLIRAFFELKR; this is encoded by the coding sequence ATGATTGATTTAAGGAGTGACACCGTAACCCAACCCAGTGCGGCGATGCGAGAGCGCATGGCGGCAGCCCCCGTCGGCGATGACGTGTTCGGCGATGACCCCACAGTTAATGAGCTGGAAGCGAAAGTCGCGTCCCTGGCCGGAAAAGAGGCGGCACTGCTGTTACCGTCTGGTACTCAGAGCAACCTGGTTGCCCTGCTAGCTCATTGCCAACGGGGTGAGGAATACCTCGTAGGGCAGGATTATCACACCTATCTGTACGAGGCCGGCGGCGGTGCGGTGTTTGGCAGCGTACAACCGCAACCGATTTCCGTGGAGCCTGATGGCAGCCTGGACCTGCAACTGGTCAAATCGCGCATCAAGCCGGACGACTCCCATTTCGCCCGCAGTAAACTGCTGGTGCTGGAGAACACCCATAATGGCAAGGTATTGAGCCTTGACTACCTGGGGAGGGCATTTCAGTTCACGCGCGATCACGGCCTGTCCCTGCATCTGGATGGTGCGCGGGTATTTAATGCGGCGACTAGCCTGGGTGTTACCGTGGCAGAGATCGCGCTTTACGCCGACAGCATTTCGATCTGCTGTTCCAAGGGGCTTGGTGCACCGGTCGGCTCGTTACTCTGTGGTCCGGCACCCTTCATTAAGGCGGCCCGGCGCTGGCGCAAGATGGCCGGCGGGGGCTTGCGACAGGCGGGTATTCTGGCCGCCGCTATCGACTACGCGCTGGATAACAATGTCGAGCGCCTGCCGGTCGACCATGCTAACGCCAGACGGCTGACCGAAGGACTTGAGCAGATTGATGAGATCAGGATACGCAGCAGTGGCACCAATATGGTTTTCATCGAATTACCCAGTCAGGTACTTGGCGAGGAACTGGCCAGGCACCTGGCTCAGAAGGGTGTAAGGATTCTTGGCGGGCAGAAAGTTCGCCTGGTGACGCATCTGGATGTTGGTGTAGAGGATATTGATCGGGTGGTGGGGTTGATTCGGGCATTTTTTGAATTGAAGAGGTGA
- a CDS encoding FAD-dependent oxidoreductase, which yields MTNYQNDDKTLTSRRRAIIGLGSLAAAGLLPGRLAAQGGATDTDVLIIGGGIAGSSTALHLAEHGRDVVLLERGEIASEASGQNMGGVGGNGWGNNPDLLSYLTAGGVEIFKRMQIDLGYDMEFRLSGTLTGIHNEAQYEYQQDRVAELRAGGYDVDLLSPREARAIEPEASGDLLGYVHAPQRGQADPVKSTRAFAHAAQVAGATVLTGQNVVTIEALNSGYAVRTDTAEYRCQTLVLATGAWCGPVGRMLDLNIPIVPVRGQMWATASLPMRVFNTIGSSESAYDWSLDNGADSVTPPNCTHRNGRRTTRHLYGRQRRNGEIIFGGDRESLGYVTGPNPDGIEVNRGHAAEVIPLVAGLPIARTWSGLMPFSLDGAPLIGRIPLREKLFIVSGLASSGFGRGPMAGKLAADYIHTGHMSPVLAESDPARRVTEA from the coding sequence ATGACAAACTACCAAAACGATGACAAAACCCTCACCAGCCGTCGTCGCGCCATCATCGGCCTCGGATCCCTCGCCGCTGCCGGGCTGCTGCCCGGACGCCTGGCCGCCCAGGGTGGTGCAACCGACACTGACGTCCTCATCATCGGTGGTGGCATCGCCGGATCTTCCACGGCCCTGCATCTGGCCGAGCACGGTCGCGATGTGGTTTTGCTGGAACGCGGCGAGATCGCCTCGGAAGCGTCGGGGCAAAACATGGGCGGCGTCGGTGGCAACGGCTGGGGTAACAACCCGGACCTGCTGTCCTACCTGACAGCGGGCGGGGTCGAGATCTTCAAGCGCATGCAGATCGACCTGGGTTATGACATGGAATTTCGCCTGTCCGGCACGCTGACCGGGATTCACAACGAGGCACAGTATGAATACCAGCAGGATCGGGTGGCGGAACTGCGGGCCGGGGGCTACGACGTCGACCTGTTGTCGCCACGGGAGGCCCGCGCGATAGAGCCGGAAGCCAGCGGTGACCTGCTCGGCTATGTGCATGCCCCCCAGCGTGGCCAGGCGGACCCAGTGAAGTCTACCCGCGCTTTCGCGCACGCCGCCCAGGTCGCCGGTGCCACTGTCCTTACCGGGCAGAATGTGGTGACGATAGAAGCCTTGAACTCCGGCTATGCGGTTCGCACCGACACCGCCGAGTACCGCTGCCAGACCCTGGTGCTGGCCACCGGCGCCTGGTGTGGTCCGGTGGGCAGGATGCTGGACCTGAACATACCTATCGTTCCAGTACGCGGACAGATGTGGGCGACCGCGTCCCTGCCCATGCGGGTTTTCAACACCATCGGCTCATCTGAGTCCGCCTATGACTGGAGCCTGGACAACGGCGCCGATAGCGTGACACCACCAAACTGCACACACAGGAATGGCCGCCGTACCACGCGTCATCTGTACGGTCGGCAACGCAGGAACGGGGAGATCATCTTCGGTGGCGATCGCGAAAGTCTGGGCTATGTAACGGGCCCGAATCCCGATGGTATCGAGGTGAACCGCGGTCACGCGGCGGAGGTGATCCCGCTGGTGGCAGGCCTGCCCATCGCCCGCACCTGGTCCGGGCTGATGCCTTTCTCACTGGATGGCGCGCCGCTTATTGGCCGCATCCCTTTGCGCGAGAAGCTGTTTATCGTCAGCGGTCTGGCCTCGTCTGGCTTCGGACGTGGGCCCATGGCCGGTAAACTGGCGGCAGACTATATCCACACCGGCCACATGAGTCCTGTGCTGGCGGAATCCGATCCCGCGCGCCGCGTGACGGAGGCGTAG
- the kynU gene encoding kynureninase, whose protein sequence is MSPEQISQLDATDGLAHKRALFSLPEGVIYLNGNSLGALPQSVPPHLDKATNRQWGDDLISSWNKHGWIDLPQRVGEKIAPLLGAAGGQVICCDSISLNLFKLLASGLQLQPGRIRVLSQKDNFPTDLYVAQGLQQLLGASRCQLQLVAADQLVDALNDEVAVLMLSHVNFRDGAMHDMAGLTRIAHERGALVIWDLAHSAGVLPLQLDGWDVDFAVGCGYKFLNGGPGAPAFVYVNRKHHDRFTQPLCGWMGHKAPFEFAIDYEPAGGVNQFLTGTPSILSLTALDAALDVFADVDRGLLRQKSIALGECFLALVEQQPVLAELRLVSPRQVDKRGSQLSFAHSEAYAICRAWVDAGVVADFRSPDLLRVGFSPLLLSFAEIEKAVRLLAEVVENETFRATRYQQRLKVT, encoded by the coding sequence GTGAGTCCGGAGCAGATCAGTCAGCTGGATGCCACCGATGGCTTGGCCCACAAACGTGCGCTGTTCAGCCTGCCCGAGGGCGTCATCTACCTGAATGGCAACTCACTGGGGGCGTTACCACAGAGCGTACCGCCACACCTGGACAAGGCAACGAACCGCCAATGGGGCGATGACCTGATCAGCAGCTGGAACAAACACGGCTGGATCGATCTGCCGCAGCGGGTAGGGGAGAAGATTGCTCCCTTGCTTGGCGCTGCCGGTGGCCAGGTGATCTGCTGTGACTCTATCTCGCTGAACCTCTTCAAACTGCTGGCCAGCGGCCTGCAACTGCAACCAGGCCGAATCCGGGTGTTGTCCCAAAAAGATAATTTTCCCACCGATCTGTATGTGGCCCAGGGCCTGCAGCAGTTGCTGGGGGCCTCCCGTTGCCAACTGCAACTGGTGGCAGCAGACCAGCTCGTCGACGCGCTGAATGATGAGGTTGCTGTGCTGATGCTCAGCCACGTCAACTTTCGCGACGGTGCCATGCACGACATGGCCGGGCTTACCCGTATCGCCCATGAGCGGGGAGCGCTGGTGATCTGGGATCTGGCACACAGCGCCGGCGTATTACCACTGCAGCTGGATGGCTGGGACGTCGACTTCGCGGTGGGCTGCGGCTACAAGTTTCTTAACGGCGGGCCCGGGGCGCCGGCCTTCGTCTATGTTAATCGCAAGCATCACGACAGGTTCACCCAGCCATTATGCGGCTGGATGGGACACAAGGCACCTTTTGAGTTTGCTATCGACTACGAGCCCGCCGGGGGTGTCAATCAGTTCCTGACCGGCACGCCATCGATCCTGTCCCTGACGGCCCTGGACGCCGCCCTGGATGTATTCGCCGATGTGGACAGGGGTTTGCTGCGGCAAAAATCCATCGCCCTGGGTGAGTGTTTTCTGGCGCTGGTGGAGCAGCAGCCGGTGCTGGCAGAGTTGCGATTGGTTTCACCCCGGCAGGTTGACAAACGTGGCAGTCAGCTTTCGTTTGCTCATTCAGAAGCCTATGCCATCTGCCGGGCCTGGGTAGACGCAGGCGTTGTCGCCGATTTCCGTAGCCCGGACCTGCTACGGGTTGGTTTCTCGCCACTGCTATTAAGTTTTGCCGAAATTGAGAAGGCGGTACGCCTGCTGGCAGAAGTGGTGGAGAATGAGACATTCCGTGCAACCAGGTATCAGCAGCGCCTGAAAGTGACCTGA
- a CDS encoding alpha/beta hydrolase — MRILHFSAAYSLILLLVSVSVRAAEEAYPAVAPNVSFDAVFALPYRDSDHRISYGPDPLQFGQLWLPQGKNQGDSRGLLVFIHGGCWLNEYGIDHAQAVSAALAAEGYGVWALEYRRTGDPGGGWPGSFEDVIAGINHVSELARYGVDSERVALLGHSAGGHLAVLAGAREELLTVQPDLVVGLAAITDVVSYARGGNSCEQATPAFMGGSPEQRTEAYSEANPVSHGVHPATILLQGNVDQIVALSQASLPAAETRLSEGAGHFDWVHPGTSAFQDLLQILAGEW, encoded by the coding sequence ATGCGCATTTTACATTTTTCCGCTGCTTACAGCCTGATTTTATTACTGGTGTCTGTTTCCGTCCGAGCCGCTGAGGAAGCGTATCCCGCTGTGGCTCCGAACGTCAGTTTCGATGCCGTGTTTGCGCTACCTTACCGGGACAGCGATCACCGGATCAGCTATGGCCCTGACCCTCTGCAATTCGGGCAGCTGTGGTTACCGCAAGGGAAAAACCAAGGAGATAGCCGCGGTCTGCTGGTGTTCATCCATGGCGGCTGCTGGCTGAACGAGTACGGGATCGATCATGCCCAGGCGGTCAGTGCCGCGCTGGCGGCGGAAGGCTATGGGGTCTGGGCGCTGGAATACCGGCGCACCGGCGACCCTGGTGGCGGCTGGCCCGGCAGCTTTGAGGATGTGATCGCCGGTATCAACCACGTGAGCGAACTGGCCCGCTACGGTGTCGATAGTGAAAGAGTGGCGCTACTGGGGCATTCCGCCGGTGGGCATCTGGCGGTGCTGGCCGGTGCCCGTGAGGAGCTGCTGACAGTGCAGCCCGACCTGGTGGTGGGCCTGGCGGCGATTACCGATGTGGTCAGTTACGCCCGGGGCGGAAACAGTTGTGAGCAGGCAACGCCGGCCTTCATGGGCGGCAGCCCGGAGCAGCGGACTGAAGCCTATTCTGAAGCCAACCCCGTCAGCCACGGCGTGCACCCGGCCACTATTCTGCTGCAGGGTAATGTCGACCAGATCGTAGCGCTGTCCCAGGCGAGCCTGCCGGCTGCGGAGACTCGTCTCAGTGAGGGCGCGGGACACTTCGATTGGGTGCATCCGGGCACTTCGGCGTTCCAGGATCTGTTGCAGATCCTGGCAGGTGAGTGGTAA
- a CDS encoding RidA family protein, whose protein sequence is MFRVIAAAALSTALLAYQPETSITFAAEAVQQPAAPEYMNPNPRAPYSEGVRYGGLIFLAGKTGGPGEPGVQAETRRALESIQDALERFGSSMDRVVKCTVFLVDMAEWSAMNEVYAEFFPENKPARTAVGISLGGDTRVEIECIAAA, encoded by the coding sequence ATGTTCAGAGTCATAGCTGCTGCTGCCCTTTCCACCGCATTACTTGCCTATCAGCCCGAGACATCCATCACCTTCGCTGCTGAAGCAGTCCAGCAGCCCGCTGCGCCGGAATACATGAATCCGAATCCACGTGCGCCATATTCAGAAGGCGTCCGCTACGGCGGCCTGATCTTCCTAGCCGGTAAAACAGGTGGGCCTGGAGAGCCCGGAGTGCAGGCCGAAACACGACGCGCTCTGGAATCAATTCAGGACGCACTCGAGCGCTTCGGCTCGTCGATGGATCGAGTGGTTAAATGTACGGTATTTTTGGTCGACATGGCAGAATGGAGTGCCATGAATGAGGTTTACGCCGAATTCTTCCCGGAAAACAAACCTGCCCGAACGGCCGTCGGCATCAGTTTGGGTGGAGACACCCGTGTAGAGATCGAGTGCATTGCAGCGGCGTGA
- a CDS encoding DUF4160 domain-containing protein produces MRSKCGKFWLSPVSLTKSTRFSATENRKMQSLILEHRGTLLEAWDEYFKS; encoded by the coding sequence GTGAGATCGAAGTGTGGAAAATTTTGGCTATCGCCCGTTTCTCTGACGAAGTCCACCAGGTTCTCAGCAACTGAAAATCGAAAAATGCAGTCTCTGATATTAGAGCACAGAGGAACTTTATTGGAGGCGTGGGATGAGTACTTTAAAAGTTGA
- a CDS encoding DUF2779 domain-containing protein, with protein MALYSARLSKGRILAWKQCPKRLYLEVFQPELAAKDEQRQYWFAQGHEVGVAARALLPGGILIGGDETLGLEMAERQTRELLAGPHPVPLFEATFRVQDVLIRADIVLPGENGLLLREVKSAAKLKAYHVPDCAVQAWVMVQAGYAPAQVELAHIDTSFRYEEEGVYDGLIACQDITGQVADLQPLVPDWVAGARQTLLGPMPDIKPGLQCVEPFDCPFMDHCWQRVPEYPVETLPGGGRVIGEIREQGIIDIRDIPDGVLSKPLQLRVRDVVKSGQVFLDPNAKQILANLPYPRYYLDFETIGFAVPIWLQTRPFEPLPFQWSCHIERQPGELEHKDFLDVSGAPPMRAFAEQLLGMLGGYGTIFMYSNYERTVIAALMRRYPDLADQLAPLLDRLFDLQKVAKQYYYHPAMQGRWSIKTVMPTIAPELDYNQLVGVRNGTEAQMAYREFIAPATTEARKRELEQRLLAYCEMDTLAMVKIAHYFQFVGSTAH; from the coding sequence ATGGCACTTTATTCAGCACGACTTTCCAAGGGCAGGATACTGGCCTGGAAACAGTGCCCCAAGCGCCTCTACCTGGAAGTGTTTCAGCCGGAGCTGGCCGCCAAAGATGAGCAGAGGCAGTACTGGTTCGCCCAGGGGCATGAGGTAGGGGTGGCGGCCCGCGCTCTGCTCCCTGGTGGCATCCTGATCGGTGGTGATGAAACCCTCGGGCTCGAGATGGCAGAGCGGCAAACTCGAGAGTTGCTGGCCGGGCCGCATCCTGTGCCGTTGTTTGAGGCGACTTTCAGGGTTCAGGACGTGTTGATTCGGGCTGACATCGTTTTGCCTGGCGAAAACGGGCTGCTGCTGCGTGAAGTGAAGTCAGCGGCGAAGCTGAAGGCCTATCACGTTCCCGACTGTGCGGTGCAGGCCTGGGTGATGGTTCAGGCCGGCTATGCACCGGCTCAAGTCGAGCTGGCCCATATCGACACGTCCTTCCGTTACGAGGAGGAGGGGGTATACGACGGCCTCATCGCCTGCCAGGACATCACCGGGCAGGTGGCGGATCTGCAGCCACTGGTTCCTGACTGGGTAGCAGGTGCCCGGCAAACCCTGCTCGGGCCGATGCCGGATATCAAGCCCGGTTTACAGTGTGTTGAGCCGTTTGATTGCCCGTTCATGGACCATTGCTGGCAGCGGGTACCCGAGTATCCGGTGGAGACTCTGCCGGGCGGGGGAAGGGTGATAGGCGAAATCCGAGAGCAGGGCATAATAGACATTCGCGACATACCTGATGGCGTGCTGAGCAAGCCCTTGCAGCTGCGAGTTCGGGATGTCGTCAAAAGCGGCCAGGTGTTCCTGGACCCGAATGCCAAACAGATACTGGCGAACCTGCCTTACCCACGTTATTACCTGGATTTCGAGACCATCGGTTTCGCCGTGCCCATCTGGCTGCAGACCAGGCCCTTCGAGCCATTGCCGTTCCAGTGGTCCTGCCATATCGAGCGACAGCCTGGCGAGCTGGAGCATAAGGACTTTCTGGACGTCAGCGGCGCACCGCCCATGCGGGCCTTTGCCGAGCAGCTGCTGGGAATGCTGGGCGGGTATGGCACGATTTTCATGTACAGCAACTACGAGCGAACCGTCATCGCGGCCCTGATGCGGCGCTATCCGGATCTGGCGGACCAGCTGGCACCCTTGCTGGACCGTCTTTTCGATTTACAGAAAGTGGCCAAACAATATTACTACCACCCGGCCATGCAAGGCCGCTGGTCGATCAAGACCGTTATGCCGACCATTGCCCCGGAGCTGGACTACAACCAGCTGGTTGGCGTGCGCAACGGCACAGAGGCGCAGATGGCATACCGGGAATTTATTGCGCCCGCAACGACAGAGGCGAGGAAGCGGGAGCTGGAGCAGCGACTGTTGGCTTACTGCGAGATGGACACTCTGGCGATGGTGAAGATTGCCCACTATTTTCAGTTTGTAGGTTCCACGGCGCATTAG
- the hflK gene encoding FtsH protease activity modulator HflK: MPSPDNDDSGGSWGSQTPAPPDITLLIRRKLLSLKQLTPGASPIRAAALFILIAVALAAWSAYYTVPSDSVGVVQRFGMYLKEVPPGLHFKLPFGVDNATIVPVERQLKQEFGFATPGARDPNQGARDDERETQMVTGDLNAALVEWVVQYRISDPVKFLFEVREPGETLRYVSESVMREVVGDRTVDEVITIGRQEIEVEALIKMQELSTKYVMGIRIDQVQLKNINPPKPVQESFNEVNQAQQSKEKLINEARREYNRVIPLAEGEKDQRIREADGYRLKRINEAEGDVARFNALFAEYRKAPEVTRRRIYIETMQNVLPKIQSKVLLDDAMQGLLPLLNLNGQNGPHL; encoded by the coding sequence ATGCCATCTCCAGATAACGATGATTCTGGAGGCTCCTGGGGGTCCCAGACTCCAGCACCACCCGATATTACCTTGCTAATCAGGCGCAAATTGCTATCCCTGAAACAACTAACCCCCGGCGCTAGCCCAATCCGGGCAGCTGCCCTGTTCATCCTGATTGCTGTCGCGCTGGCAGCCTGGTCTGCTTACTATACAGTGCCGAGTGATTCTGTGGGAGTTGTACAGCGTTTTGGCATGTATCTGAAAGAAGTGCCGCCAGGGCTGCACTTCAAACTCCCGTTCGGCGTTGATAACGCGACAATCGTGCCGGTTGAGAGACAGCTGAAGCAGGAATTCGGCTTTGCCACACCGGGCGCTCGCGACCCCAACCAGGGCGCACGCGACGACGAGAGAGAAACCCAGATGGTCACAGGCGACCTCAATGCCGCTTTAGTGGAATGGGTAGTTCAGTATCGCATTTCAGATCCGGTGAAGTTTCTGTTCGAAGTTCGCGAACCCGGTGAAACACTGCGTTATGTCTCGGAATCGGTAATGCGTGAAGTGGTCGGCGATAGAACCGTGGATGAAGTTATTACTATTGGCCGGCAGGAGATCGAGGTGGAAGCATTGATCAAAATGCAGGAACTGTCCACCAAGTACGTGATGGGAATCAGAATTGATCAGGTACAGCTGAAGAACATAAACCCACCCAAACCTGTGCAGGAGTCCTTCAACGAAGTGAACCAAGCGCAACAATCAAAGGAAAAGCTGATTAATGAGGCGCGGCGGGAATACAACCGGGTGATTCCGCTGGCCGAAGGCGAAAAAGATCAACGCATCCGTGAGGCGGATGGTTATCGTCTTAAGCGTATCAATGAAGCAGAAGGTGACGTGGCGCGATTCAATGCGTTGTTCGCTGAGTACCGCAAAGCCCCGGAGGTTACCCGCCGTCGCATCTACATTGAGACAATGCAAAATGTCCTGCCAAAAATACAATCCAAGGTCCTGCTGGATGATGCCATGCAAGGCCTTTTACCTCTGCTCAACCTTAATGGACAAAATGGACCGCATCTATGA